A part of Catenulispora sp. MAP5-51 genomic DNA contains:
- a CDS encoding aldose 1-epimerase family protein, which yields MSDFLTGEQYELTAGPYRAVITEEGAGLRELTHDGERLVLSHAADEPAPAAFGQLLIPWPNRVDHGRYIFDDREYQLDLSEPELDNAIHGLTRWAAWSPVEQRPDTVVLACSLHGSTGYPFRLDVQAEYRLDVESGLTVTLSAANPGTRALPYAHGMHPYITVGEPLDACTVRIPGGLYQPVDDRMIPIGGPKDVAGSEYDLRDGRVLGAQKIDIAYTGLRRGADGLTRVRLAGSSRSTSFWMDEAQPWLEIYTADDVPAESRRLGLGCEPMTGPPNAFASGVDLIRLEPGAEYRGSWGIAAG from the coding sequence ATGTCCGACTTCCTCACCGGCGAGCAGTACGAGCTCACCGCGGGTCCCTACCGCGCGGTGATCACGGAAGAAGGCGCCGGGCTCAGAGAGCTGACCCACGACGGGGAACGCCTCGTCCTGTCCCACGCCGCCGACGAGCCGGCCCCGGCGGCGTTCGGGCAGCTCCTGATCCCCTGGCCGAACCGGGTGGACCACGGCCGCTACATCTTCGACGACCGCGAGTACCAGCTCGACCTGTCCGAGCCGGAGTTGGACAACGCCATCCACGGCCTGACGCGCTGGGCCGCCTGGTCCCCGGTGGAGCAGCGGCCGGACACCGTCGTGCTGGCCTGCTCGCTGCACGGCTCGACCGGCTACCCGTTCCGCCTCGACGTCCAGGCCGAGTACCGCCTGGACGTCGAGAGCGGCCTGACGGTCACCCTCTCGGCCGCCAACCCCGGCACCCGCGCGCTCCCCTACGCCCACGGCATGCACCCCTACATCACCGTGGGCGAGCCGCTCGACGCCTGCACCGTCCGGATCCCCGGCGGCCTCTACCAGCCGGTGGACGACCGGATGATCCCGATCGGCGGACCGAAGGACGTCGCGGGCAGTGAGTACGACCTGCGGGACGGCCGCGTCCTGGGCGCACAGAAGATCGACATCGCCTACACCGGTCTGCGGCGGGGTGCCGACGGCCTGACCCGGGTCCGCCTGGCCGGGAGCAGCCGCAGCACGTCGTTCTGGATGGACGAGGCGCAGCCGTGGCTGGAGATCTACACGGCCGACGACGTCCCCGCCGAATCCCGGCGCCTCGGCCTGGGCTGCGAGCCGATGACCGGGCCGCCGAACGCCTTCGCCAGCGGTGTCGACCTCATCCGCCTGGAACCGGGGGCCGAGTACCGGGGATCGTGGGGGATCGCGGCCGGCTGA
- the zwf gene encoding glucose-6-phosphate dehydrogenase — MPLSSSVTSTHNTDLEGADILVLYGITGDLAKKMLLPALYKLTERGLLTVPVVGVAYSDFDDEALRAAARQSVVEAGYAIDEKVFERFAAALSIVTGGFTDPAIYAKIGRAIAGKGFAAHYLAIPPSLFDKVAAGLAEAGLNKNARLVVEKPFGHDLASARELEAVLEQYFDRDHLLRVDHFLGDESVEGLGTFRFANNLLAPVWDRSSIDNVQITLAEDFDVADRGSFYDAVGALRDVVQNHLFQVMTLLAMDPPNVGDPQAQSLEKWRLLHAVRTVDPADVVRGQYEGYHEVKGVKKDSQTETYIALRLWIDNWRWAGVPFYIRSGKALAVTATEVCVQLRRPPSELFRGLAADVPPNLIRIRLEPGAGIAFELMARRGERGQLPVSFPMGIDFEKVLGGQAKPYENILHAAIVGDSSGFAFFPAIEESWRIVGEILKSSDPTVYKTGSWGPEAAAQLPGEDGWHNPTVELLDPPPIDGD, encoded by the coding sequence ATGCCGCTGTCCTCCAGCGTGACCTCGACCCACAACACCGACCTGGAGGGCGCTGACATCCTGGTCCTGTACGGCATCACCGGCGACCTGGCCAAGAAGATGCTGCTGCCGGCGCTGTACAAGCTCACCGAACGCGGTCTGCTCACCGTCCCGGTGGTCGGCGTGGCCTACTCCGACTTCGACGACGAAGCGCTGCGCGCGGCCGCCCGCCAGTCGGTCGTCGAGGCCGGCTACGCCATCGACGAGAAGGTGTTCGAGCGGTTCGCCGCCGCGCTGAGCATCGTCACCGGCGGCTTCACCGACCCGGCGATCTACGCGAAGATCGGCCGGGCGATCGCCGGGAAGGGCTTCGCCGCGCACTACCTGGCGATCCCGCCCTCGCTGTTCGACAAGGTCGCCGCGGGCCTGGCCGAGGCCGGCCTGAACAAGAACGCGCGGCTGGTGGTGGAGAAGCCCTTCGGCCACGACCTGGCCTCGGCGCGCGAACTGGAGGCCGTGCTGGAGCAGTACTTCGACCGCGACCACCTGCTGCGCGTCGACCACTTCCTGGGCGACGAGTCGGTCGAGGGCCTGGGCACCTTCCGCTTCGCCAACAACCTGCTGGCCCCGGTGTGGGACCGCTCCTCCATCGACAACGTGCAGATCACCCTGGCCGAGGACTTCGACGTCGCCGACCGCGGCTCCTTCTACGACGCCGTCGGGGCCCTGCGCGACGTGGTCCAGAACCACCTGTTCCAGGTCATGACACTGCTGGCGATGGACCCGCCGAACGTCGGCGACCCGCAGGCGCAGTCGCTGGAGAAGTGGCGGCTGCTGCACGCCGTGCGCACGGTCGACCCGGCCGACGTCGTGCGCGGGCAGTACGAGGGCTACCACGAGGTCAAGGGAGTGAAGAAGGACTCGCAGACCGAGACCTACATCGCGCTGCGGCTGTGGATCGACAACTGGCGCTGGGCCGGGGTGCCGTTCTACATCCGCAGCGGCAAGGCGCTGGCGGTGACCGCGACCGAGGTGTGCGTGCAGCTGCGGCGTCCGCCCTCGGAGCTCTTCCGGGGCCTGGCCGCCGACGTTCCGCCGAACCTGATCCGGATCCGCCTGGAGCCCGGCGCCGGGATCGCCTTCGAGCTGATGGCGCGCCGGGGCGAGCGCGGCCAGCTTCCGGTGTCGTTCCCGATGGGCATCGACTTCGAGAAGGTGCTCGGCGGCCAGGCCAAGCCCTACGAGAACATCCTGCACGCGGCGATCGTCGGCGACTCCAGCGGCTTCGCGTTCTTCCCGGCCATCGAGGAGAGCTGGCGCATCGTCGGGGAGATCCTGAAGAGCTCCGACCCGACCGTCTACAAGACCGGCAGCTGGGGACCGGAGGCGGCGGCGCAGCTGCCCGGCGAGGACGGCTGGCACAACCCGACTGTGGAGCTGCTCGACCCGCCGCCCATCGACGGGGACTGA